The following nucleotide sequence is from Pagrus major chromosome 16, Pma_NU_1.0.
TTGAAGCCAATCACAACAGTTGCAACCCGAAAGCTAGTCTGTAATTATAAATGGTTGTAATGGATCTATATGGAATTAGTAAATGAATTATTtgtcattaaaggggcactatgtagttttggagaatatttatcttttccataactgaataaacaagctgttctcaggggaaaataaggttcccagaacactgtttgaagctagaaaggaatgttgtcctttaaggtcacttttttattcacttctttcagtcatgaaaaatgaagataGTTTGTTCATGTagtttttggggggttttttttggcATAAAGAAATCAGTAAATGAAGATatttgtcttctgattaaaatttcttggccaaagctacatagtgcacctttaataaagtGATTTGTGTCCATATAAACTCTTTATAAGGGAAGCTATATAAGAGAGAGGTGCCTACATCTGTTTTAAACTCTATTTTGCAACAATCTAAGCTTCTAATGTGGTGCACATACATTCTTTAGTGTCATCTCATGGGATCTGACCATCCCCATTCTGCTCCTGTGGTCCAATAGATAAACTGTCACCTTGTTTGATAAATGAAGGGCAGCGGTCAACATAGGATCCTTTAACATGACAAGAGACAAGTATTGAATCTGCAATGCCCTGGATACAGTCAACATAAAGCATATCGAATGGCATTCCTTGCCACATTCCTATCAATATCAAAAGGTGCGTATTTGAGGATATCCTTAGTGCGTTTACGCCTGTGTTTGCGCCCTGACCCACTGGGGCCAGTGCAATAACTTTGGACTCCCTCCCACACTGCATCTCGTCGCAATGACCCACTCTCAGTTTTTATTTAGCCGGGTTTGTGTGTGCCTTCCCAGTCCAGCCGCTTTTCAGATTCATTTCCAGGTAAACACAGTGTGGCCAGCCACAAACCTGCAGCCAACAGGCGTTGTCACAGCTGTGGCAGATAATGGCAAGTCCAAACTCCAGCCCGGCTCTGGAATGTTTACTGTCACCACAGGCAAGTTGgcagcaaacatttttttccagcacTTTCTAAGAGGAAGACTCTCTcgttattaattttattttgatgaattACATGCTTAACCCTTTTGCcctgtgctgttttgtgtgacTTTGTGCACTCAGAAGGATACAAAGGCACAAAAAAGGGACGTTCTTGAGTGAATCTTTAAATTTCAGCTGTGGAAGAAAATCCTTACTTTGAAAGTTGAAACTTAACACATTCTTGCCAACAACTCCTGGTTGTTTGAAGCACCCTGTTCCATCCCCCTGCCCTGCACCccctcaagaaaaaaaaacccttcagaCACCCAACAGCATCTGTACCAGGAAACTAGGCTGTGTGGTGTCACTTAAGGGCCTTGCTCATGCAGGTGTTGTGCTTTCACTTCTTTAACTGACTCATTAAACTTTCATCATTTAGTGTTTGCCTTTGTCATAACCAGTAAAGGAATGACACCTGAATGTGTGAAATGTAACACCGATCATCATGGAGGCTAATTGATCAACAAAGTGGCAAAACTAGCTTTGAAAGAGGGGAGATGTAGGACACACTACTGCTCCGGGTGCTGGATATGTATATTCATTAATGGGAAAATGTCAGCTTTACAAGAACACAGTGTaccatttcagttttttatccTTGTGAACATTGTCTGTTATACCAGTGTTATAGTTAACCTCCTGTTTGTCTACACTTCTTCTATTTTTAATTTGAGCTTTTTTCAGCAACACATCATGTAAATTGAACCATGAAACGACGTTTTCAGTGACTTATTGCACAAGCGTATAAGCTACTGCATGTCTCATACTGTAGACATTGTCAAACGTTGCCTCACTTGCACCCCATTTGAAAAAGTAATCAGGGCAGTTATAATCTTGGACTGAGTCCTCTTTGCACTTGTGATACAGGGACACTCAGTGTATtagcacacacaacacactagAGGATACATAAGgaatgcaaaatgtaaaataaggtgtcagagcagcagcatgAGGCCCAGctgaagtttttgtttttgactaaATCCAAAATGTGACCTTCACCCATGTGAGAGGACTGTGGCAGGTTGATGATTAACCACGGAATTAGCAACATGTCTCATTCAGGAACATAATGTCAGGCAGGTCAAGGACCATTTTGGAATACTGAGGATTCCTGTCATTTTGGCATAACTACATGATGTGTTTTCAAGCCAGGCACGCACGTAGGCAAAACATGCACAGAGAGAATTGTGGCTTGTGTAAAAATAGTCTTATTTGTTTTGACATGGAAAAAGCGCATATATGTTTTTGTAGGACACAAACCACAAACTAGTGTATTTTTGTGATAAATGCGCTTTTACGCAAGTTCACGCTTTTTGTTGAAAACGTGTTAAACAGATTTGATTTAAAGGTTTTATATTTCAATAAGAACTTATATGCATTCAGTGATGTATACTTAAAGATACCCCCAAGCATAATACGGTTTCATCAAACAGAGCCCTACAACAGGCTACACTCGTAACCTGCccataaaacattatttcatatatgtttatttttatattattatatcaagAAATGTTAGATGGctatttatttaactattttatCATAATGAAAGTGTAGGCattttaaatggttaaaaaaataataatatcctTGGCTGAGTCAAGCCGTGAAAGCGCACGTTTGACCATCTCCAGCTCTCTCCGGTGAAATCCCCaatcctcaaacacacacacagcttttttCTCATGATCTCATTTCCAAGTTAAGCAGACTCTGTTAGTCCCTCGTCAACACGACAGGTTTACTCGCCTTTACTAATGGCTCTCTATACTGATAGTTATGCTCTTGCGTAAATATGGAGTCAAATAGATGTACCACTACCGACACGTGGCTGGCACCGGACTGCAGCCTCACCTTGATGTTTGTGTCATACAAATACTGTACAGCCAGGCAGCGAGAGTGGAAGGGCCTCCGCGCACAGTCCCGGGCCTCGTCCGTCTAACACTGTGGATAAATAACTTCCACTGTAAAGGGTAAAACAATATGAGCAAAAAACAATCCACCTTTATTATGACGCATGCTCTGAGGTGCTATAATTCATAATCATATACTGTAAATTAAATTcggaaaataaaaatgtcaatgaatAAATGAGTTGGGGTTTGGTTGCCTTCGCTGCACTCCTGCTTATCGTGGCTTAAATTATGTTTCATCTATTTAGTGTCAAAAACtcgaataaaaaaaatccaaaaccaaacacagaTTCTATCTTTTGTGAAAATGTCTTCTCAGTCGTTTGATTCGAAAAGAATCGGGCTGCTTTGTGTGCCACACACAGCAAAAGCCAGTTGGAGACAATAACCGAGAGAGGGCGCTCTGAAGCTATGCGTGGCATATTcaacactaattaaaacatttagaaacaaTAATTCAGCCCTCCATCTTAGTAAAGAATGATAAAATATTGCATTATTTGCAAATATTAGAAATTATATAGGGGAAAAAATGTGCACACTATAATAGGGACAGAATGATTTGTATTCAAGCAGAATTGTTCATATCAGCTGGGGCAATATGATGAAATTTGCTTATAGTTTCACGAACATGAGCCCGTTTTTATCAAAGGAGCTTAAATCATTTGAATGGCccacagttttatttgtgtgcacTGCTCACATGCGTGCGCACAGGCCTGTGCCAGCCATAAGATCATTGTTCTCTGCAGGTTAAAACCAGCATTATGATGTTACTCTCAGTTTAATGTGCCTGGATTTATacagcaacacaacactgacatcatACTGTAATACAGTTATTGATATCATGGCTGCATTTGCTTAAACACATTCCTGAAAGCGGATTTTTACGCACAGATCAACCTTTATGAATTCTTAATTGTCCATTCGTTGTTGCTGTACGATAATTAATATATAGATATGGGTTCAGGTTGTCAATGCCTTGAATGCAACGCAATAAAAATGGATCATGACTTCAGCTCAGTTGAAGTGGAATAAGCACGTTGGAGGATGTGCGTAATCAAAAGCACACCAAGGAAGAGCGCCAAACATTCCTTTTATGGCTCCTctttttttcagccaaaataCAATAAGATTAGTTTATAATTAAGCTTTTCATCAGAAACTGTTCTTTTCAGTCGGCGCAGGTGTACAATTGGGCTGGTGGTGGGGGGGAGCTTGAGGAGTCTCACGCCTAGGTGCGAGGAGATTATTCAAATAGGGCCCAAGGCGTAGAAGTAGGGATTGGAGGCTTGCCTAGCGCACAGAGCTATATCACAGCGTTAACAGGCAGCACAGAGCGTCATTTGAACTCCAGTCACTGACAGACGCATCTCACGGCTGGCTCCATAAGACACACATGCGCCAGTCCTTGACGAAGGGACACACCGACGACCCAAATACGCTTAGTGGTCCCCAGTCACCTGCTATTAGAGAGACTTTTGGCTTTTCCTCTGCTGGGAGACGCTTTGTAAAAAGTCCTCCATGATGCTCGGAGCAGTTAAAATGGAAGGACACGAACACACCGATTGGAGCACCTACTACGGAGAGCCCGAGGTGGGTaccttaaatatatattttttttccgtCTAAAGCCGATCCCATTTTATACAACTCAATATTAGCCCTGAGATAATATTAACTTTGTGATCAAATATTGACTTGAGGCGCCTCCAAATCCTCCCCCATCTCCACGCAGCGCACTATCCTAACAAAGTGGCTGACATGTAGGGGGGGAAACTTTTCACTCGGATTATAATTTCATAACTCTATACGTATCTTTACtaaatcagattattttttgtcatgtcTCCACTCGACAAACATCGGAGCTGTTTGATTTTGGGGAGATTGATTCAAATATTTGTGTTGCAGTTGCTATTTTGTGTGCGAGCACAGTCGTACTGGGTGTCAGCCTTCTCTTTCGACACTGTACATTTTTAGCGGatattttaacttaatttacTTGAAGTGCCAGTGGCATCAAATGCATTGttaaaactgtgattttaattttaaaactatttttgacGGGGGAGGAAAAGCCTCCGTGTCGATTTTAACCATTACGAGCCAGTGCGCATTTAAAATAACAGtgatttaaattgtattttaatgGCTGAATGCAATGACTCTGTTTTTATAACTGTGTTTAGTAATGACTATACCGGATGAAACTGACGATTGCCTCTTTCCCTCACTCACAGTGTTACACCTCGGTTGGCAACATGAACACGGGCCTGGGAATGAACTCTATGAATACCTACATGAGCATGTCCGGCATGAACACCAGTGCCAACATGACGGCCAACTCCATGAACATGTCATACGTCAACACGGGCATGAGCCCCTCCATGACCGGCATGTCACCGGGCACCGGAGCCATGAACGGCATGGGCGCAGGCATGACGGCCATGAGCGCAGCCCTGAGCCCCAGTATGAGTCCCATGACCGCGCAGCCCGCATCCATGAACGCCCTGACATCTTACACCAACATGAACGCCATGAgccccatatacggacagtcGAACATCAACAGGTCCAGAGACCCTAAGACCTACCGCAGGAGCTACACGCACGCCAAACCCCCATATTCCTACATTTCCCTCATCACCATGGCCATCCAACAGTCTCCCAGCAAGATGCTGACACTGGCCGAGATCTACCAGTGGATAATGGATCTCTTCCCTTTTTACCGACAGAACCAGCAGCGCTGGCAGAACTCCATTCGCCACTCTTTGTCGTTCAATGACTGTTTCCTCAAAGTGCCCAGGTCGCCGGATAAACCCGGGAAAGGCTCCTTTTGGACTCTCCACCCGGACTCCGGGAACATGTTCGAGAACGGCTGCTACCTGAGGAGGCAGAAGCGCTTCAAGTGCGACAAGAAGACCATGAAGGATACCGGGCGCAAAGCGGGAGACGGCGGCTCCTCcaacagcagctcagagagcTGCAACGGCAACGAGTCGCCTCACTCCAACTCCTCCTCCAGCGACCACAAAAGGTCCCTGTCGGACATGAAGACGAGCCAGTCCCTGAGCCCGGAGCACGCCGCCGCCTCCCCGGTGTCGCAGGGGCAGCACCTCATGTCTCAACATCACTCGGTGCTCGCGCACGAAGCGCACCTGAAGCCGGAGCACCACTACTCCTTCAACCACCCCTTCTCCATAAATAACCTCATGTCCTcggagcagcagcatcacaaaATGGACCTAAAGACTTACGAGCAGGTGATGCATTACTCCGGCTATGGCTCCCCCATGGCAGGGGCTCTTTCCATGGGCTCAATGGCGGGGAAACCCGGCCTGGATTCTTCATCCATACCTGACACAACTTATTACCAAGGCGTCTATTCCAGGCCGATCATGAACTCCTCATaaactctctctcctccctaCATCCGATGTGGACTTTCTTCCCCTCCaatttgtacatttgtaaaaaaaaatatagagtTTGTGTACAATATGtatttcagatatttttgacgTTTCCCACCGTTTTAGTTGTCGAGTTTGTTAGTAGCCTAATTACTTTGAGAgaggatgttgttgttgatgatgatgatgatgataataataattaaaaagtgatgatgataatgtgacGAGATCTGTTCAGAAGTCGGCTTCAGGAATGGACCCCAAAGACAAACTACAAGTTGCTGTAAAATAGCCTCCATCATGCATACCTGGATTCGTAAATGAATTTTAATGCCTTGCAGGA
It contains:
- the foxa2 gene encoding forkhead box protein A2, which encodes MMLGAVKMEGHEHTDWSTYYGEPECYTSVGNMNTGLGMNSMNTYMSMSGMNTSANMTANSMNMSYVNTGMSPSMTGMSPGTGAMNGMGAGMTAMSAALSPSMSPMTAQPASMNALTSYTNMNAMSPIYGQSNINRSRDPKTYRRSYTHAKPPYSYISLITMAIQQSPSKMLTLAEIYQWIMDLFPFYRQNQQRWQNSIRHSLSFNDCFLKVPRSPDKPGKGSFWTLHPDSGNMFENGCYLRRQKRFKCDKKTMKDTGRKAGDGGSSNSSSESCNGNESPHSNSSSSDHKRSLSDMKTSQSLSPEHAAASPVSQGQHLMSQHHSVLAHEAHLKPEHHYSFNHPFSINNLMSSEQQHHKMDLKTYEQVMHYSGYGSPMAGALSMGSMAGKPGLDSSSIPDTTYYQGVYSRPIMNSS